The proteins below come from a single Aegilops tauschii subsp. strangulata cultivar AL8/78 chromosome 6, Aet v6.0, whole genome shotgun sequence genomic window:
- the LOC109745843 gene encoding uncharacterized protein isoform X3, producing MRAPAGRRRDEATHFVMSDFALSNDHAMLLHGHGRDKSNVTYPAHPSVFPANPRPMQGGGFNESPRQTRSFCAHTARKNDAAVLPISTEAKLFSADGYAGIRNVSDVFCPPEWGHTGRALDDQHKNKESDLLLFDWPELDDLEDLQTNLRKLDSAFELGSDYFDVPMWPSICSPDVQLVLSSYFDNPHPSTNPDTNGQQPSRKKGKETPLNSSSSSVEMEHFPRLSDADLLCPFDFHDMLVPTSSSVMCNDEIMSSSAARSSPDDLVSAYASTKNNQPRATPDMILDEMAGNPLEMYFPPLATCEQPQVPMSGTASTLAGDGALNGAALQSGSRGRRGSGGVREKARPSSVPEAAPAPVRHLGFQKLQEGLNQLDVGTKACIRDALYRLAYSVEHRQQVVEPNVGSSAANRLSTSSVWAETERSPMDRSVAQLLLKKPLDQRTANRAA from the exons ATGCGTGCGCCGGCGGGGAGGAGGCGCGACGAG GCCACTCACTTTGTCATGAGCGATTTTGCGCTAAGCAACGACCACGCCATGCTGCTCCATGGCCATGGCCGCGACAAATCGAACGTCACCTACCCGGCCCATCCGTCCGTGTTCCCGGCAAATCCAAGACCCATGCAGGGAGGTGGCTTCAACGAATCACCACGCCAAACGAGGAGTTTCTGTGCACACACAGCTCGGAAGAACGACGCTGCTGTCCTCCCGATAA GTACTGAAGCAAAACTCTTCTCCGCTGACGGATACGCTGGAATCCGCAACGTTTCGGACGTTTTCTGCCCACCAGAATGGGGCCATACTGGGCGAGCACTGGATGATCAGCACAAGAACAAGGAGAGTGATCTGCTTCTCTTCGACTGGCCTGAACTGGATGACTTGGAGGATCTCCAGACAAACCTGAG AAAACTCGATTCGGCGTTTGAGCTAGGGAGCGACTATTTCGATGTCCCGATGTGGCCTTCGATTTGCTCGCCGGACGTTCAGCTTGTGCTGAGCAGCTACTTTGACAACCCCCATCCGTCGACTAATCCTGACACCAACGGTCag CAGCCatccaggaagaaaggaaaggagACGCCACTGAACTCGTCTTCCTCCTCCGTGGAGATGGAGCATTTCCCGCGGCTGTCAGACGCCGACCTCCTCTGCCCCTTCGACTTCCATGACATGCTCGTCCCAACATCGTCCAGCGTCATGTGCAACGACGAGATCATGTCTTCCTCCGCTGCTCGCTCCAGCCCAGACGATCTCGTCTCGGCCTACGCTTCGACGAAGAATAATCAGCCGCGTGCGACTCCGGACATGATCCTGGACGAGATGGCCGGGAACCCGCTGGAGATGTACTTCCCTCCGCTGGCGACGTGCGAGCAGCCTCAAGTACCGATGAGTGGCACCGCCTCGACGCTCGCCGGCGACGGTGCTCTGAACGGTGCAGCCTTGCAGTCCGGCTCTAGGGGGAGGAGGGGTTCGGGAGGGGTGCGTGAGAAGGCTCGCCCGTCGTCGGTTCCGGAGGCCGCGCCGGCGCCGGTGAGGCATCTCGGGTTCCAGAAGCTTCAGGAAGGCTTGAATCAG TTGGATGTGGGAACCAAGGCGTGCATCAGAGACGCCCTGTACCGGCTGGCCTACAGCGTGGAGCACAGACAACAGGTGGTAGAACCGAATGTGGGTTCCTCGGCTGCAAACAG GCTCAGCACATCGAGCGTGTGGGCGGAGACCGAGAGGAGCCCCATGGATCGCTCCGTGGCGCAGCTTCTTCTGAAGAAGCCGCTGGATCAGAGGACGGCGAATCGTGCCGCGTGA
- the LOC109745843 gene encoding uncharacterized protein isoform X2, with product MRAPAGRRRDEATHFVMSDFALSNDHAMLLHGHGRDKSNVTYPAHPSVFPANPRPMQGGGFNESPRQTRSFCAHTARKNDAAVLPIIHQMRAGTEAKLFSADGYAGIRNVSDVFCPPEWGHTGRALDDQHKNKESDLLLFDWPELDDLEDLQTNLRKLDSAFELGSDYFDVPMWPSICSPDVQLVLSSYFDNPHPSTNPDTNGQPSRKKGKETPLNSSSSSVEMEHFPRLSDADLLCPFDFHDMLVPTSSSVMCNDEIMSSSAARSSPDDLVSAYASTKNNQPRATPDMILDEMAGNPLEMYFPPLATCEQPQVPMSGTASTLAGDGALNGAALQSGSRGRRGSGGVREKARPSSVPEAAPAPVRHLGFQKLQEGLNQLDVGTKACIRDALYRLAYSVEHRQQVVEPNVGSSAANRLSTSSVWAETERSPMDRSVAQLLLKKPLDQRTANRAA from the exons ATGCGTGCGCCGGCGGGGAGGAGGCGCGACGAG GCCACTCACTTTGTCATGAGCGATTTTGCGCTAAGCAACGACCACGCCATGCTGCTCCATGGCCATGGCCGCGACAAATCGAACGTCACCTACCCGGCCCATCCGTCCGTGTTCCCGGCAAATCCAAGACCCATGCAGGGAGGTGGCTTCAACGAATCACCACGCCAAACGAGGAGTTTCTGTGCACACACAGCTCGGAAGAACGACGCTGCTGTCCTCCCGATAA TACATCAAATGCGTGCAGGTACTGAAGCAAAACTCTTCTCCGCTGACGGATACGCTGGAATCCGCAACGTTTCGGACGTTTTCTGCCCACCAGAATGGGGCCATACTGGGCGAGCACTGGATGATCAGCACAAGAACAAGGAGAGTGATCTGCTTCTCTTCGACTGGCCTGAACTGGATGACTTGGAGGATCTCCAGACAAACCTGAG AAAACTCGATTCGGCGTTTGAGCTAGGGAGCGACTATTTCGATGTCCCGATGTGGCCTTCGATTTGCTCGCCGGACGTTCAGCTTGTGCTGAGCAGCTACTTTGACAACCCCCATCCGTCGACTAATCCTGACACCAACGGTCag CCatccaggaagaaaggaaaggagACGCCACTGAACTCGTCTTCCTCCTCCGTGGAGATGGAGCATTTCCCGCGGCTGTCAGACGCCGACCTCCTCTGCCCCTTCGACTTCCATGACATGCTCGTCCCAACATCGTCCAGCGTCATGTGCAACGACGAGATCATGTCTTCCTCCGCTGCTCGCTCCAGCCCAGACGATCTCGTCTCGGCCTACGCTTCGACGAAGAATAATCAGCCGCGTGCGACTCCGGACATGATCCTGGACGAGATGGCCGGGAACCCGCTGGAGATGTACTTCCCTCCGCTGGCGACGTGCGAGCAGCCTCAAGTACCGATGAGTGGCACCGCCTCGACGCTCGCCGGCGACGGTGCTCTGAACGGTGCAGCCTTGCAGTCCGGCTCTAGGGGGAGGAGGGGTTCGGGAGGGGTGCGTGAGAAGGCTCGCCCGTCGTCGGTTCCGGAGGCCGCGCCGGCGCCGGTGAGGCATCTCGGGTTCCAGAAGCTTCAGGAAGGCTTGAATCAG TTGGATGTGGGAACCAAGGCGTGCATCAGAGACGCCCTGTACCGGCTGGCCTACAGCGTGGAGCACAGACAACAGGTGGTAGAACCGAATGTGGGTTCCTCGGCTGCAAACAG GCTCAGCACATCGAGCGTGTGGGCGGAGACCGAGAGGAGCCCCATGGATCGCTCCGTGGCGCAGCTTCTTCTGAAGAAGCCGCTGGATCAGAGGACGGCGAATCGTGCCGCGTGA
- the LOC109745843 gene encoding uncharacterized protein isoform X1: MRAPAGRRRDEATHFVMSDFALSNDHAMLLHGHGRDKSNVTYPAHPSVFPANPRPMQGGGFNESPRQTRSFCAHTARKNDAAVLPIIHQMRAGTEAKLFSADGYAGIRNVSDVFCPPEWGHTGRALDDQHKNKESDLLLFDWPELDDLEDLQTNLRKLDSAFELGSDYFDVPMWPSICSPDVQLVLSSYFDNPHPSTNPDTNGQQPSRKKGKETPLNSSSSSVEMEHFPRLSDADLLCPFDFHDMLVPTSSSVMCNDEIMSSSAARSSPDDLVSAYASTKNNQPRATPDMILDEMAGNPLEMYFPPLATCEQPQVPMSGTASTLAGDGALNGAALQSGSRGRRGSGGVREKARPSSVPEAAPAPVRHLGFQKLQEGLNQLDVGTKACIRDALYRLAYSVEHRQQVVEPNVGSSAANRLSTSSVWAETERSPMDRSVAQLLLKKPLDQRTANRAA, encoded by the exons ATGCGTGCGCCGGCGGGGAGGAGGCGCGACGAG GCCACTCACTTTGTCATGAGCGATTTTGCGCTAAGCAACGACCACGCCATGCTGCTCCATGGCCATGGCCGCGACAAATCGAACGTCACCTACCCGGCCCATCCGTCCGTGTTCCCGGCAAATCCAAGACCCATGCAGGGAGGTGGCTTCAACGAATCACCACGCCAAACGAGGAGTTTCTGTGCACACACAGCTCGGAAGAACGACGCTGCTGTCCTCCCGATAA TACATCAAATGCGTGCAGGTACTGAAGCAAAACTCTTCTCCGCTGACGGATACGCTGGAATCCGCAACGTTTCGGACGTTTTCTGCCCACCAGAATGGGGCCATACTGGGCGAGCACTGGATGATCAGCACAAGAACAAGGAGAGTGATCTGCTTCTCTTCGACTGGCCTGAACTGGATGACTTGGAGGATCTCCAGACAAACCTGAG AAAACTCGATTCGGCGTTTGAGCTAGGGAGCGACTATTTCGATGTCCCGATGTGGCCTTCGATTTGCTCGCCGGACGTTCAGCTTGTGCTGAGCAGCTACTTTGACAACCCCCATCCGTCGACTAATCCTGACACCAACGGTCag CAGCCatccaggaagaaaggaaaggagACGCCACTGAACTCGTCTTCCTCCTCCGTGGAGATGGAGCATTTCCCGCGGCTGTCAGACGCCGACCTCCTCTGCCCCTTCGACTTCCATGACATGCTCGTCCCAACATCGTCCAGCGTCATGTGCAACGACGAGATCATGTCTTCCTCCGCTGCTCGCTCCAGCCCAGACGATCTCGTCTCGGCCTACGCTTCGACGAAGAATAATCAGCCGCGTGCGACTCCGGACATGATCCTGGACGAGATGGCCGGGAACCCGCTGGAGATGTACTTCCCTCCGCTGGCGACGTGCGAGCAGCCTCAAGTACCGATGAGTGGCACCGCCTCGACGCTCGCCGGCGACGGTGCTCTGAACGGTGCAGCCTTGCAGTCCGGCTCTAGGGGGAGGAGGGGTTCGGGAGGGGTGCGTGAGAAGGCTCGCCCGTCGTCGGTTCCGGAGGCCGCGCCGGCGCCGGTGAGGCATCTCGGGTTCCAGAAGCTTCAGGAAGGCTTGAATCAG TTGGATGTGGGAACCAAGGCGTGCATCAGAGACGCCCTGTACCGGCTGGCCTACAGCGTGGAGCACAGACAACAGGTGGTAGAACCGAATGTGGGTTCCTCGGCTGCAAACAG GCTCAGCACATCGAGCGTGTGGGCGGAGACCGAGAGGAGCCCCATGGATCGCTCCGTGGCGCAGCTTCTTCTGAAGAAGCCGCTGGATCAGAGGACGGCGAATCGTGCCGCGTGA